One Euphorbia lathyris chromosome 1, ddEupLath1.1, whole genome shotgun sequence DNA segment encodes these proteins:
- the LOC136226894 gene encoding uncharacterized Rho GTPase-activating protein At5g61530 isoform X1, with product MPSAGSPLWQEKATGFFSSSGAKIKEAGQSAGSFMGEVAKDAKGNVTDAAGRVGSAVRSRWQILREPATRHVLQEQLITAAATTGMFLRKGYSDTKDKVTVGKTKLEEVAKKTAQKSKTILTDIERRQKVRHSDITFLFPNFFFFQYCIHYIFMFSFPFHLQGVASTDVFGVPIEVIVQRQQSSRSVPNILVKCADYLILSGLNSTNLFKAEGDKKIIQQLVSIYNQDLDASLPEGVNPVDVAALVKCYLASLPEPLTTFEHYNEIKIARSSTHAMKNVLKKLPTVNYMTLEFITALLLRVSQKSFLNKMDARSLAMETAPVIMWRKEQKPEIYKQYWCNASRNPSKNSMDQNSTAYTAWDMLAEEGEGTDASSAIPLDDGMPVDFGAIEVVQCLIEQHNTIFTDAHETVWR from the exons ATGCCTTCTGCTGGCTCACCTCTGTGGCAGGAGAAGGCTACCGGATTCTTTTCCTCCTCGG GGGCAAAGATCAAAGAAGCTGGGCAATCAGCTGGATCATTCATGGGAGAAGTTGCAAAGGATGCGAAAGGCAATGTCACTGATGCAGCAGGACGAGTTGGGTCAGCAGTTAGAAGTCGATGGCAAATTCTTCGGGAGCCAGCAACTAGGCATGTTCTGCAGGAACAATTGATAACTGCAGCTGCTACAACCGGCATGTTCTTGAGGAAGGGCTACTCTGATACGAAGGACAAAGTCACTGTTGGGAAGACAAAGCTCGAAGAG GTGGCGAAAAAGACTGCACAAAAGAGTAAGACAATTCTGACTGATATTGAAAGGCGGCAAAAGGTACGTCATTCTGACATTACTTTCTTatttcctaatttttttttcttccaataTTGCATCCATTACATATTCATGTTCTCCTTTCCTTTTCATTTACAGGGAGTTGCAAGCACTGATG TATTTGGAGTTCCAATTGAGGTCATTGTACAAAGGCAACAATCCAGCAGGTCTGTTCCTAATATTTTGGTCAAATGTGCAGATTATCTGATATTATCAG GATTAAACTCAACGAACCTATTTAAAGCTGAAGGGGACAAGAAGATCATTCAGCAATTGGTTTCTATATACAACCAAG ATCTCGATGCTTCATTGCCGGAGGGTGTAAATCCAGTTGATGTGGCAGCTTTAGTCAAATGTTACCTTGCAAGCCTTCCTGAACCACTAACAACATTTGAGCACtataatgagattaaaattgcTCGCTCTAGCACACATGCAATGAAAAACGTCCTGAAGAAGCTTCCTACTGTAAACTATATGACTTTGGAGTTTATCACTGCACTATTGCTCCGTGTCAGTCAGAAATCATTTCTTAATAAG ATGGATGCACGAAGCCTTGCTATGGAAACTGCCCCAGTCATTATGTGGCGGAAAGAGCAGAAACCAGAAATTTACAAGCAATATTGGTGTAACGCTTCAAGAAATCCTTCCAAGAATAGCATGGATCAAAATTCTACTGCTTACACTGCGTGGGACATGCTTGCTG AAGAGGGTGAAGGAACTGATGCTTCTTCAGCAATTCCGTTGGATGACGGTATGCCTGTGGACTTCGGAGCTATTGAGGTTGTTCAGTGCCTCATAGAACAACACAACACAATTTTCACAGACGCACATGAGACCGTGTGGAGGTAA
- the LOC136226894 gene encoding uncharacterized Rho GTPase-activating protein At5g61530 isoform X2 — MPSAGSPLWQEKATGFFSSSGAKIKEAGQSAGSFMGEVAKDAKGNVTDAAGRVGSAVRSRWQILREPATRHVLQEQLITAAATTGMFLRKGYSDTKDKVTVGKTKLEEVAKKTAQKSKTILTDIERRQKGVASTDVFGVPIEVIVQRQQSSRSVPNILVKCADYLILSGLNSTNLFKAEGDKKIIQQLVSIYNQDLDASLPEGVNPVDVAALVKCYLASLPEPLTTFEHYNEIKIARSSTHAMKNVLKKLPTVNYMTLEFITALLLRVSQKSFLNKMDARSLAMETAPVIMWRKEQKPEIYKQYWCNASRNPSKNSMDQNSTAYTAWDMLAEEGEGTDASSAIPLDDGMPVDFGAIEVVQCLIEQHNTIFTDAHETVWR, encoded by the exons ATGCCTTCTGCTGGCTCACCTCTGTGGCAGGAGAAGGCTACCGGATTCTTTTCCTCCTCGG GGGCAAAGATCAAAGAAGCTGGGCAATCAGCTGGATCATTCATGGGAGAAGTTGCAAAGGATGCGAAAGGCAATGTCACTGATGCAGCAGGACGAGTTGGGTCAGCAGTTAGAAGTCGATGGCAAATTCTTCGGGAGCCAGCAACTAGGCATGTTCTGCAGGAACAATTGATAACTGCAGCTGCTACAACCGGCATGTTCTTGAGGAAGGGCTACTCTGATACGAAGGACAAAGTCACTGTTGGGAAGACAAAGCTCGAAGAG GTGGCGAAAAAGACTGCACAAAAGAGTAAGACAATTCTGACTGATATTGAAAGGCGGCAAAAG GGAGTTGCAAGCACTGATG TATTTGGAGTTCCAATTGAGGTCATTGTACAAAGGCAACAATCCAGCAGGTCTGTTCCTAATATTTTGGTCAAATGTGCAGATTATCTGATATTATCAG GATTAAACTCAACGAACCTATTTAAAGCTGAAGGGGACAAGAAGATCATTCAGCAATTGGTTTCTATATACAACCAAG ATCTCGATGCTTCATTGCCGGAGGGTGTAAATCCAGTTGATGTGGCAGCTTTAGTCAAATGTTACCTTGCAAGCCTTCCTGAACCACTAACAACATTTGAGCACtataatgagattaaaattgcTCGCTCTAGCACACATGCAATGAAAAACGTCCTGAAGAAGCTTCCTACTGTAAACTATATGACTTTGGAGTTTATCACTGCACTATTGCTCCGTGTCAGTCAGAAATCATTTCTTAATAAG ATGGATGCACGAAGCCTTGCTATGGAAACTGCCCCAGTCATTATGTGGCGGAAAGAGCAGAAACCAGAAATTTACAAGCAATATTGGTGTAACGCTTCAAGAAATCCTTCCAAGAATAGCATGGATCAAAATTCTACTGCTTACACTGCGTGGGACATGCTTGCTG AAGAGGGTGAAGGAACTGATGCTTCTTCAGCAATTCCGTTGGATGACGGTATGCCTGTGGACTTCGGAGCTATTGAGGTTGTTCAGTGCCTCATAGAACAACACAACACAATTTTCACAGACGCACATGAGACCGTGTGGAGGTAA
- the LOC136226906 gene encoding probable isoaspartyl peptidase/L-asparaginase 3 isoform X1, which yields MGTGILTVGLVVLAAFFSSAVSDDVVEFSGQFPLVVSTWPFKEAVKSAWRAADAGLSAVDAVVEGCSTCEELRCDGTVGPGGSPDENGETTIDALVMNGVTMEVGAVAAMRYVKDGIRAAKLVMQHTQHTLLVGEQASAFAILMGLPGPTNLSSSESIQKWTKWKENHCQPNFRKNVVPNDSCGPYHPKGTTNVNERECSKIDIMAPAEPRSALVGPGNHDTISMAVIDKMGHVAVGTSTNGATYKIPGRVGDGPIAGSSAYADSEIGACGATGDGDIMMRFLPCYQAVESMRLGMEPKEAAKDAIKRIARKYPDFVGAVFAVNKKGVHGGACHGWTFQYSVKSPQMKDVQVFTVSPSN from the exons ATGGGCACAGGAATCCTTACTGTTGGTCTTGTTGTCCTCGCAGCTTTCTTCTCATCG GCAGTAAGTGATGATGTGGTTGAGTTTTCAGGGCAGTTCCCTCTAGTTGTCAGCACCTGGCCCTTCAAAGAAGCTGTTAAGTCTGCTTGGAGGGCTGCTGATGCTGGTCTTTCTGCCGTCGATGCCGTCGTCGAGGGTTGTTCCACCTGTGAGGAACTTAGATGTGATGGCACAG TGGGGCCTGGGGGAAGTCCAGATGAGAATGGAGAAACCACAATTGATGCTTTGGTCATGAATGGA GTTACAATGGAGGTTGGAGCTGTTGCTGCAATGAGGTATGTGAAAGATGGAATCCGAGCTGCAAAATTAGTGATGCAGCATACACAGCATACTTTGCTTGTTGGGGAGCAAGCATCAGCTTTTGCCATCTTAATGGGTCTTCCCGGACCTACGAACCTTAGTTCATCGGAGTCTATACAGAAATGGACTAAATGGAAAGAGAATCACTGCCAACCTAATTTTCGGAAAAATGTTGTACCCAATGACAGTTGTGGTCCTTACCATCCGAAGGGCACCACGAATGTCAATGAACGTGAATGTTCGAAAATCGATATCATGGCACCTGCCGAACCAAGATCAGCTCTTGTTGGTCCTGGCAATCATGACACTATATCAATGGCTGTTATTGATAAA ATGGGGCATGTAGCTGTCGGTACATCAACTAATGGAGCCACGTATAAGATACCCGGCAG AGTGGGTGACGGACCGATTGCAGGATCTTCAGCCTATGCGGATAGCGAAATCGGTGCTTGTGGTGCAACCGGAGATGGTGACATCATGATGCGCTTCCTTCCATG CTATCAAGCAGTGGAGAGCATGAGATTAGGAATGGAACCAAAAGAAGCAGCAAAGGATGCAATAAAAAGAATAGCAAGAAAATATCCAGATTTTGTAGGAGCTGTTTTTGCAGTGAATAAAAAAGGAGTTCATGGAGGTGCTTGTCATGGCTGGACATTTCAGTACTCAGTAAAAAGTCCACAAATGAAGGATGTTCAGGTTTTTACTGTCTCCCCTTCTAATTGA
- the LOC136226906 gene encoding probable isoaspartyl peptidase/L-asparaginase 3 isoform X2: MNGVTMEVGAVAAMRYVKDGIRAAKLVMQHTQHTLLVGEQASAFAILMGLPGPTNLSSSESIQKWTKWKENHCQPNFRKNVVPNDSCGPYHPKGTTNVNERECSKIDIMAPAEPRSALVGPGNHDTISMAVIDKMGHVAVGTSTNGATYKIPGRVGDGPIAGSSAYADSEIGACGATGDGDIMMRFLPCYQAVESMRLGMEPKEAAKDAIKRIARKYPDFVGAVFAVNKKGVHGGACHGWTFQYSVKSPQMKDVQVFTVSPSN; this comes from the exons ATGAATGGA GTTACAATGGAGGTTGGAGCTGTTGCTGCAATGAGGTATGTGAAAGATGGAATCCGAGCTGCAAAATTAGTGATGCAGCATACACAGCATACTTTGCTTGTTGGGGAGCAAGCATCAGCTTTTGCCATCTTAATGGGTCTTCCCGGACCTACGAACCTTAGTTCATCGGAGTCTATACAGAAATGGACTAAATGGAAAGAGAATCACTGCCAACCTAATTTTCGGAAAAATGTTGTACCCAATGACAGTTGTGGTCCTTACCATCCGAAGGGCACCACGAATGTCAATGAACGTGAATGTTCGAAAATCGATATCATGGCACCTGCCGAACCAAGATCAGCTCTTGTTGGTCCTGGCAATCATGACACTATATCAATGGCTGTTATTGATAAA ATGGGGCATGTAGCTGTCGGTACATCAACTAATGGAGCCACGTATAAGATACCCGGCAG AGTGGGTGACGGACCGATTGCAGGATCTTCAGCCTATGCGGATAGCGAAATCGGTGCTTGTGGTGCAACCGGAGATGGTGACATCATGATGCGCTTCCTTCCATG CTATCAAGCAGTGGAGAGCATGAGATTAGGAATGGAACCAAAAGAAGCAGCAAAGGATGCAATAAAAAGAATAGCAAGAAAATATCCAGATTTTGTAGGAGCTGTTTTTGCAGTGAATAAAAAAGGAGTTCATGGAGGTGCTTGTCATGGCTGGACATTTCAGTACTCAGTAAAAAGTCCACAAATGAAGGATGTTCAGGTTTTTACTGTCTCCCCTTCTAATTGA
- the LOC136226906 gene encoding probable isoaspartyl peptidase/L-asparaginase 3 isoform X3, with product MEVGAVAAMRYVKDGIRAAKLVMQHTQHTLLVGEQASAFAILMGLPGPTNLSSSESIQKWTKWKENHCQPNFRKNVVPNDSCGPYHPKGTTNVNERECSKIDIMAPAEPRSALVGPGNHDTISMAVIDKMGHVAVGTSTNGATYKIPGRVGDGPIAGSSAYADSEIGACGATGDGDIMMRFLPCYQAVESMRLGMEPKEAAKDAIKRIARKYPDFVGAVFAVNKKGVHGGACHGWTFQYSVKSPQMKDVQVFTVSPSN from the exons ATGGAGGTTGGAGCTGTTGCTGCAATGAGGTATGTGAAAGATGGAATCCGAGCTGCAAAATTAGTGATGCAGCATACACAGCATACTTTGCTTGTTGGGGAGCAAGCATCAGCTTTTGCCATCTTAATGGGTCTTCCCGGACCTACGAACCTTAGTTCATCGGAGTCTATACAGAAATGGACTAAATGGAAAGAGAATCACTGCCAACCTAATTTTCGGAAAAATGTTGTACCCAATGACAGTTGTGGTCCTTACCATCCGAAGGGCACCACGAATGTCAATGAACGTGAATGTTCGAAAATCGATATCATGGCACCTGCCGAACCAAGATCAGCTCTTGTTGGTCCTGGCAATCATGACACTATATCAATGGCTGTTATTGATAAA ATGGGGCATGTAGCTGTCGGTACATCAACTAATGGAGCCACGTATAAGATACCCGGCAG AGTGGGTGACGGACCGATTGCAGGATCTTCAGCCTATGCGGATAGCGAAATCGGTGCTTGTGGTGCAACCGGAGATGGTGACATCATGATGCGCTTCCTTCCATG CTATCAAGCAGTGGAGAGCATGAGATTAGGAATGGAACCAAAAGAAGCAGCAAAGGATGCAATAAAAAGAATAGCAAGAAAATATCCAGATTTTGTAGGAGCTGTTTTTGCAGTGAATAAAAAAGGAGTTCATGGAGGTGCTTGTCATGGCTGGACATTTCAGTACTCAGTAAAAAGTCCACAAATGAAGGATGTTCAGGTTTTTACTGTCTCCCCTTCTAATTGA
- the LOC136226925 gene encoding ceramide kinase isoform X2, with amino-acid sequence MEIRRDDNGIIRVEGDKSHLSNVEVENGEASSSSLNSTLFLENEGEVVLTLNSDDLSWKSLETFDYEVSVCLGIKLAPRLATEISLSDMYSVELLNYGLIHGSYHPNVVKYFPSINSHESEMHRFKVYGVQKSQSQPGHWTLATYTFGHKDLQTCRMWVTRISASLKMDVGRPKNLLVFVNPRSGKASGYRTWETVAPIFSRAEVETKVVVTERAGHAFDVMASIANQELSLYDGVIAIGGDGFFNEILNGFLLSRHKAPHPPSPSDFIHYDGSKRNSVDHDPNAKVRETAKQNEEHSPLISNSLCNGSGLGNSRNEDVPCNKDEDLEFPRLREQLRFGIIPAGSTDAIVMCTTGTRDPVTSALHIVLGKRIYLDIAQVVRWKTSLSSDIEPFVRYAASFAGYGFYGDVITESEKYRWMGPKRYDYAGTKVFLRHRSYEAEVSYIQTEPEKTNSTTGKGNTFSRLRSVCGPEKVERAVCRTNCDVCNAKPATRSPRSTPYSRPEESRWRRCKGHFLSVGAAVISNRNERAPDGLVADAHLSDGFLHLLLIRDCPRALYLWHLTQLAKRGGKPWNFEFVEHHKTPAFTFTSFGDESVWNLDGELFHAHQLSAQVFRGLISLFASGPEV; translated from the exons ATGGAAATAAGGAGAGATGATAATGGTATTATAAGAGTTGAAGGAGATAAATCTCACCTGAGTAATGTAGAGGTTGAAAATGGGGAAGCATCATCATCGTCCTTGAACTCGACCTTGTTCTTGGAAAATGAAGGGGAAGTGGTTCTCACTCTCAATTCTGACGATTTGTCTTGGAAATCGCTTGAAACTTTTGATTAC GAGGTATCAGTCTGTTTGGGAATCAAATTGGCTCCCAGATTAGCAACTGAGATCAGTTTGTCTGATATGTATAGCGTGGAGCTCCTTAACTATGGTTTAATTCATGGATCATATCATCCTAATGTTGTAAAATATTTTCCAAGTATTAATTCTCATGAGTCTGAG ATGCATCGCTTTAAAGTATATGGTGTACAAAAATCTCAATCTCAGCCTGGTCATTGGACTCTGGCTACATATACTTTTGGTCATAAAGATTTACAGACTTGTCGGATGTGGGTTACTCGAATTAGTGCTTCACTGAAGATGGATGTGGGGAGACCGAAAAATCTTCTG GTTTTCGTTAATCCAAGGAGTGGGAAAGCAAGTGGTTATCGAACCTGGGAAACTGTGGCGCCCATATTCTCACGTGCTGAAGTTGAAACAAAG GTGGTTGTAACAGAGAGGGCAGGGCATGCATTTGATGTGATGGCATCTATTGCAAACCAAGAACTCAGCTTATATGATGGTGTTATAGCTATT GGTGGTGATGGTttcttcaatgaaatcctcaatgGGTTTCTTCTTTCTAGGCATAAGGCTCCTCATCCACCATCTCCTTCAGATTTTATTCATTATGATGGGAGCAAACGAAATTCTGTGGATCATGATCCAAATGCGAAAGTTAGGGAAACTGCTAAGCAGAATGAAGAACATTCTCCACTTATTTCCAATTCATTGTGTAATGGATCAGGATTAGGAAATTCAA GAAATGAAGACGTCCCTTGCAACAAAG ATGAAGATCTAGAGTTTCCTCGACTTAGAGAACAGCTTAGATTCGGAATTATACCTGCTGGTTCAACTGATGCCATTGTAATGTG CACAACTGGCACACGAGATCCTGTTACATCTGCGCTGCACATTGTATTGGGTAAAAGAATATACCTTGATATAGCTCAAGTTGTGAGATGGAAAACATCATTGAGTTCAGATATTGAACCTTTTGTACGTTATGCAGCTTCTTTTGCCGG GTATGGATTTTATGGAGATGTTATAACAGAAAGTGAAAAATATCGTTGGATGGGCCCCAAGCGTTATGATTATGCTGGAACGAAGGTGTTTTTGAGACACAg GTCATACGAGGCAGAAGTATCTTATATTCAAACTGAACCAGAGAAAACAAATTCAACCACTGGGAAAGGTAATACATTTAGCAGATTGAGATCAGTATGTGGCCCTGAAAAAGTAGAAAGAGCAGTCTGCCGTACTAATTGCGATGTCTGCAATGCAAAGCCTGCCACAAGAAGTCCCCGCTCAACACCCTATTCACGTCCAGAAGAATCTAGATGGCGGAGATGCAAAGGACATTTTCTTAGTGTTGGTGCTGCTGTAATCTCTAACAGAAATGAACGAGCACCAGATGGTTTGGTGGCTGATGCACACCTTTCAGATGGTTTTCTTCATCTTCTGTTAATTAGAGACTGTCCACGTGCTTTGTATTTATG GCACCTTACTCAGCTAGCAAAGAGAGGTGGAAAGCCTTGGAATTTTGAGTTTGTAGAACACCATAAG ACTCCAGCTTTTACATTTACATCTTTCGGCGACGAGAGCGTCTGGAATTTGGACGGTGAGCTGTTTCATGCACATCAACTGTCAGCACAAGTATTTAGAGGGCTTATTAGCTTATTTGCATCAGGCCCTGAAGTTTAG
- the LOC136226925 gene encoding ceramide kinase isoform X1: MEIRRDDNGIIRVEGDKSHLSNVEVENGEASSSSLNSTLFLENEGEVVLTLNSDDLSWKSLETFDYEVSVCLGIKLAPRLATEISLSDMYSVELLNYGLIHGSYHPNVVKYFPSINSHESEMHRFKVYGVQKSQSQPGHWTLATYTFGHKDLQTCRMWVTRISASLKMDVGRPKNLLVFVNPRSGKASGYRTWETVAPIFSRAEVETKVVVTERAGHAFDVMASIANQELSLYDGVIAIGGDGFFNEILNGFLLSRHKAPHPPSPSDFIHYDGSKRNSVDHDPNAKVRETAKQNEEHSPLISNSLCNGSGLGNSRNEDVPCNKADEDLEFPRLREQLRFGIIPAGSTDAIVMCTTGTRDPVTSALHIVLGKRIYLDIAQVVRWKTSLSSDIEPFVRYAASFAGYGFYGDVITESEKYRWMGPKRYDYAGTKVFLRHRSYEAEVSYIQTEPEKTNSTTGKGNTFSRLRSVCGPEKVERAVCRTNCDVCNAKPATRSPRSTPYSRPEESRWRRCKGHFLSVGAAVISNRNERAPDGLVADAHLSDGFLHLLLIRDCPRALYLWHLTQLAKRGGKPWNFEFVEHHKTPAFTFTSFGDESVWNLDGELFHAHQLSAQVFRGLISLFASGPEV; this comes from the exons ATGGAAATAAGGAGAGATGATAATGGTATTATAAGAGTTGAAGGAGATAAATCTCACCTGAGTAATGTAGAGGTTGAAAATGGGGAAGCATCATCATCGTCCTTGAACTCGACCTTGTTCTTGGAAAATGAAGGGGAAGTGGTTCTCACTCTCAATTCTGACGATTTGTCTTGGAAATCGCTTGAAACTTTTGATTAC GAGGTATCAGTCTGTTTGGGAATCAAATTGGCTCCCAGATTAGCAACTGAGATCAGTTTGTCTGATATGTATAGCGTGGAGCTCCTTAACTATGGTTTAATTCATGGATCATATCATCCTAATGTTGTAAAATATTTTCCAAGTATTAATTCTCATGAGTCTGAG ATGCATCGCTTTAAAGTATATGGTGTACAAAAATCTCAATCTCAGCCTGGTCATTGGACTCTGGCTACATATACTTTTGGTCATAAAGATTTACAGACTTGTCGGATGTGGGTTACTCGAATTAGTGCTTCACTGAAGATGGATGTGGGGAGACCGAAAAATCTTCTG GTTTTCGTTAATCCAAGGAGTGGGAAAGCAAGTGGTTATCGAACCTGGGAAACTGTGGCGCCCATATTCTCACGTGCTGAAGTTGAAACAAAG GTGGTTGTAACAGAGAGGGCAGGGCATGCATTTGATGTGATGGCATCTATTGCAAACCAAGAACTCAGCTTATATGATGGTGTTATAGCTATT GGTGGTGATGGTttcttcaatgaaatcctcaatgGGTTTCTTCTTTCTAGGCATAAGGCTCCTCATCCACCATCTCCTTCAGATTTTATTCATTATGATGGGAGCAAACGAAATTCTGTGGATCATGATCCAAATGCGAAAGTTAGGGAAACTGCTAAGCAGAATGAAGAACATTCTCCACTTATTTCCAATTCATTGTGTAATGGATCAGGATTAGGAAATTCAA GAAATGAAGACGTCCCTTGCAACAAAG CAGATGAAGATCTAGAGTTTCCTCGACTTAGAGAACAGCTTAGATTCGGAATTATACCTGCTGGTTCAACTGATGCCATTGTAATGTG CACAACTGGCACACGAGATCCTGTTACATCTGCGCTGCACATTGTATTGGGTAAAAGAATATACCTTGATATAGCTCAAGTTGTGAGATGGAAAACATCATTGAGTTCAGATATTGAACCTTTTGTACGTTATGCAGCTTCTTTTGCCGG GTATGGATTTTATGGAGATGTTATAACAGAAAGTGAAAAATATCGTTGGATGGGCCCCAAGCGTTATGATTATGCTGGAACGAAGGTGTTTTTGAGACACAg GTCATACGAGGCAGAAGTATCTTATATTCAAACTGAACCAGAGAAAACAAATTCAACCACTGGGAAAGGTAATACATTTAGCAGATTGAGATCAGTATGTGGCCCTGAAAAAGTAGAAAGAGCAGTCTGCCGTACTAATTGCGATGTCTGCAATGCAAAGCCTGCCACAAGAAGTCCCCGCTCAACACCCTATTCACGTCCAGAAGAATCTAGATGGCGGAGATGCAAAGGACATTTTCTTAGTGTTGGTGCTGCTGTAATCTCTAACAGAAATGAACGAGCACCAGATGGTTTGGTGGCTGATGCACACCTTTCAGATGGTTTTCTTCATCTTCTGTTAATTAGAGACTGTCCACGTGCTTTGTATTTATG GCACCTTACTCAGCTAGCAAAGAGAGGTGGAAAGCCTTGGAATTTTGAGTTTGTAGAACACCATAAG ACTCCAGCTTTTACATTTACATCTTTCGGCGACGAGAGCGTCTGGAATTTGGACGGTGAGCTGTTTCATGCACATCAACTGTCAGCACAAGTATTTAGAGGGCTTATTAGCTTATTTGCATCAGGCCCTGAAGTTTAG
- the LOC136226937 gene encoding LOW QUALITY PROTEIN: derlin-1-like (The sequence of the model RefSeq protein was modified relative to this genomic sequence to represent the inferred CDS: substituted 2 bases at 2 genomic stop codons) translates to MSTPAEYYASLPPVSKTYGVACLMTTAAFYLQLYDVWNIALSYEDVIKRFQVWRLITNFFFLGPFSLPFAFRLLIILNXXNFGGVSLERGPFDKRTADFVWMFFFGALSLLGMSILPLLRSPFMGGSLVFMIVYIWGREFPNASISFYGVVSFKGFYLPWTMLALDLIFGNPLKSSLMGIVAGHFYYFLTVLHPLSGGRNICKTPFWVHKLVAYWGKGTQVNAPVQSDASAGIAFRGRSYRLSNNTRRTNNTTSEEAPASTTAAGSTNNSASAAGSGVAFRGRGYRLGAQ, encoded by the exons ATGTCTACTCCGGCAGA ATACTATGCTTCTTTACCACCTGTAAGCAAGACCTATGGGGTGGCCTGTTTAATGACCACCGCAGCCTTCTATCTCCAACTTTACGATGTTTGGAATATAGCTCTTTCCTATGAAGATGTAATCAAACGTTTTCAG GTGTGGAGGCTAATTACGAATTTCTTCTTTCTTGGACCATTTTCACTTCCATTTGCATTTCGTCTTTTAATCAT TTTGAATTAATGAAATTTTGGTGGGGTTTCATTGGAGAGAGGACCTTTTGATAAGAGGACGGCAGACTTTGTATGGATGTTCTTCTTTGGAGCACTCTCTCTACTC GGAATGTCTATACTACCATTGTTGCGGTCTCCTTTCATGGGAGGTTCATTGGTATTTATGATAGTGTATATATGGGGACGTGAATTTCCAAATGCAAGTATCAGCTTTTATGGTGTTGTGTCATTTAAG GGGTTCTATCTTCCATGGACAATGCTAGCACTTGATCTCATATTTGGAAACCCATTGAAGTCTAGCCTTATGGGGATAGTTGCGGgacatttttattattttctcacAGTGCTTCATCCTCTTTCCGGTGGAAGAAACATTTGCAAGACTCCTTTCTGGGT TCACAAATTGGTAGCATATTGGGGAAAAGGGACACAAGTAAATGCCCCAGTTCAGAGTGATGCATCAGCAGGAATTGCATTCAGAGGAAGAAGTTACCGTCTCAGTAACAATACCAGAAGAACAAACAACACTACTTCGGAGGAAGCTCCGGCCAGTACCACGGCTGCCGGAAGTACTAATAACTCAGCTTCAGCCGCTGGTAGTGGAGTGGCTTTTCGCGGTAGAGGCTACCGTCTTGGTGCCCAATAA